A part of Aegilops tauschii subsp. strangulata cultivar AL8/78 chromosome 2, Aet v6.0, whole genome shotgun sequence genomic DNA contains:
- the LOC109759489 gene encoding MLP-like protein 423, whose protein sequence is MASKVELVVEVKSPAEKLWTAMRESTELFPKIFPEQYKSIETVEGDGKSAGTVRLIKYTEGVPMVTFAKEKVEVADDEKKVVSYSVVDGELVSFYKNFRVTVQVTDKGADGGGAVVNWTMDFDKASDEVPEPDVIKETAAKTLHDLDDYLLKN, encoded by the exons ATGGCGTCCAAGGTCGAGCTGGTGGTGGAGGTGAAGTCGCCGGCGGAGAAGCTGTGGACGGCGATGCGCGAGTCGACGGAGCTGTTCCCCAAGATCTTCCCCGAGCAGTACAAGAGCATCGAGACCGTGGAGGGCGACGGCAAGTCCGCCGGCACCGTCCGCCTCATCAAGTACACCGAGG GGGTTCCGATGGTGACGTTCGCCAAGGAGAAGGTGGAGGTGGCGGACGACGAGAAGAAGGTGGTGTCGTACAGCGTGGTGGACGGCGAGCTGGTCAGCTTCTACAAGAACTTCAGGGTGACGGTGCAGGTGACCGACAAGGGcgccgacggcggcggcgcggtggtgAACTGGACCATGGACTTCGACAAGGCCAGCGACGAGGTGCCCGAGCCGGACGTCATCAAGGAGACCGCCGCCAAGACCCTCCACGACCTTGACGACTACCTTCTCAAGAACTAG